The sequence below is a genomic window from Streptomyces sp. B21-105.
CGAGGGGCCCGCGTTGAACGTCGCGTACGACGCCCTGGTGCCGCCCAGCGCCTTTTGGAGGAAGCCCTGCTCGCGGCCGACGAGCGCGGTCCCGTGCGTCAGGTTGCCGAAGTACCCGATCCGCACGGAGTCGAGCCCGTCGATCTTCCGCGCCCCGGCGGCGACCTGCTCGTTGGCGTTGGCGTCCTTGGCCTGCGAACCGTAACCGCAGGCGGCGAGGGCGAGCAGGGGCAGAGCCGCTAGGACCGCGACGCCGCGGCGAAGCCGTGACAGGGGGAGACTGGCAGGCACCGGGAGGGGTTCCTCTCGTCGGCCCGGCGGTCACGGTCTCTCAGGTCGTGGCCGGGAGCTCGGCAAAGGGTTTTCGTCGTTTCCACGACGGCAGGCGGGACGAGCGGGCGCGCGGGCGGTGCGCGTACGTCAGCCCGCACATCGCGCGACTCCGCCCTGCCCGCTGCCGAGGAGGCCGCTGCCGACCCGGCCGCCCTCCTTCGCGAACGTCGCGTAGACGTCGGTCGCGGCCACCGTCAGAAGTCCCAGCCGTCGTCGTCGGCCGCGTCCTTGACGGGCTCCGGCGACGCGAACGACTCGCCGACCATGCCCGCGGTGAGCGTCGTGCCGTCCGCCGGGTCGATCAGGATGAACGAGCCCGTACGGCGCGAGTCGGCGTAGGAATCCACCGGAAGCGGTTGTGCCGTGCGGATCTTCACCCGGCCGATGTCATTGGCGACGAGCTGTCCCGGGTGCGGGTGCAGGGACAGGTCGTCGAGCGTGAGACGGGACGGGATGTCCTTCACGATCGCCTTGACGGTGCGGGTGCCGTGCTTGATCAGCACCCGGTGCCCGACGGTCAGCGGCTGGTCGGCGACATGGCACACGGTCGCCTCGACGTCCTGGGTGGTGGCCGGCGCGTCCTTGGTGGGCACGATCAGGTCGCCGCGCGAGATGTCGACGTCGTCCGCGAGCAGCACGGTCACGGACTGCGTCGTCCACGCCACGTCCACCGGCTCGCCCAGCAGGTCGATGCCGGAGATCGTCGACGTCCGACCGGACGGCAGCACGGTCACCGGATCGCCGACCCGGAACGTGCCCGCCGCGATCTGGCCCGCGTATCCCCGGTAGTCCGGGTGCTCGGCGGTCTGCGGCCGGATCACGTACTGCACGGGCAGCCGGGCGTGGCAGTGCGCGAGGTCATGACTGACCGGAACCGTTTCGAGGTGTTCCAGGAACGTCGGCCCGCCGTACCAGTCCATGTTCGCCGACGGATCCACCACGTTGTCGCCGGCCAGCGCCGAGATGGGGATCGCGGTCACCTCGGGGACGCCCAGCTCGCTCGCGTACGCCGTGAACTCCTCGGCGATCGCCGCGAAGACCGGCTCCCGGTAGTCGACCAGGTCCATCTTGTTGACGGCGAGAACGACGTGCGGGACCCGCAGCAGGGCCGCGATCGCCGCGTGTCGGCGGGTCTGCTCGACGACGCCGTTGCGGGCGTCGACCAGGATCACCGTCAGCTCCGCCGTGGAGGCGCCCGTCACCATGTTGCGGGTGTACTGCACATGACCTGGGGTGTCGGCGAGGATGAACCGCCGCCGCGGCGTGGCGAAGTAGCGGTAGGCCACGTCGATCGTGATGCCCTGCTCACGCTCGGCGCGCAGCCCGTCGGTGAGGAGCGCCAGGTCGGGCGCTTCCTGCCCGCGGCTCGCCGAGGCGCGCTCGACGGCCTCCAGCTGGTCGCTGAGGATCGACTTGGAGTCGTGCAGCAGCCGGCCCACCAGGGTGGACTTGCCGTCGTCGACGGAGCCGGCGGTGGCGAACCGCAGCAGGGTCGTGGCCGAGAGTTCCTCGGAGGTGATCGTGCTCATGCTTAGAAGTACCCCTCGCGCTTGCGGTCTTCCATCGCGGCCTCGGACATCTTGTCGTCGGCGCGGGTCGCACCGCGTTCGGTCAGCCGGGAGGCGGCGATCTCGGCGATGACGTCGTCCAGTGTCACCGCGGCGGAGTCGACGGCGCCGGTGCAGGACATGTCACCGACAGTGCGGTAACGCACGAGACGCTTTTCGACGGTTTCCCCGTCCTTGGGTCCGCCCCACTCACCGGCGGTCAGCCACATGCCGGCCCGTTGGAACACCTCCCGCTCGTGCGCGAAGTAGATCTCCGGCAGCTCGATGCCCTCGCGGGCGATGTACTGCCAGACGTCCAGCTCGGTCCAGTTGGAGAGCGGGAAGACCCGGACGTGCTCGCCGGGCGCGTGGCGGCCGTTGTACAGGTTCCACAGTTCGGGCCGCTGGCGACGCGGGTCCCACTGCGAGAACTCGTCGCGCAGGGAGAACACCCGCTCCTTGGCGCGTGCCTTCTCCTCGTCGCGCCGGCCCCCGCCGAAGACCGCGTCGAACCTCTCCGCCTGGATCTTCTCCGTCAGCGGCAGCGTCTGGAGCGGGTTGCGGGTGCCGTCGGGACGCTCCTTGAGCACGCCGCGGTCGATGTAGTCCTGCACCAGGGCCACATGGAGGCGCAGCCCGTGCTCGGCGACCGCGCGGTCGCGGTACTGGAGGACCTCGGGGAAGTTGTGCCCGGTGTCCACGTGCAGCAGCGAGAAGGGCACGGCGGCCGGGGCGAACGCCTTCAGTGCCAGGTGCAGCATGACGATGGAGTCCTTGCCGCCGGAGAACAGGATCACCGGCCGCTCGAACTCGCCCGCCACCTCACGGAAGATGTGCACCGCCTCGGACTCCAGCGAGTCCAGGTGACTGAGGGCGTACGGGCTGACCGTGCCCTCCTCGGTATCGGCGACGGTGGTCGTCATGCCAGTCCCCTCTCGCTGAGCAGGGCGTACACCGACGCCGCGGACTCCTGCACGGTCTGGTCCTGGGACTCGATCCGCAGATCGGGCGACTCGGGCGCCTCGTAGGGGTCGTCGACCCCGGTGAGCCCGGTCAGCTCGCCCGCCGCCTGCTTGGCGTACAGGCCCTTCACGTCACGGACCGAGCACACCTCGACCGGAGTCGCCACGTGCACCTCCAGGTAACCGGTTGCGCTCTCCTGGTGGCGCTTGCGCACGGCCTCGCGGCTGTCCGCGTACGGCGCGATCACCGGGACGAGCACCTTGACTCCGTTGCGGGCCAGCAGCTCGGCCAGGAAACCGATGCGCTGCACGTTGGCGTGCCGGTCCTCGCGGCTGAAACCGAGGCCCGCGGAGATGAACTCGCGGATCTCGTCGCCGTCGAGCACCTCGACGAGGTGGCCCTCCTCGCGCAGCCGGCCGGCCAGCTCGTACGCGATGGTGGTCTTGCCGGCACTCGGCAGACCCGTGAGCCAGACGGTGGCTCCGGTCGTCACGTGGTTCTCCCGGTTCGTAGGGGGACGGGGGGCGTTGTCGGGGGTGGCGCTGTTCGTGGAGGTCGCGGTCATGGCGGTCAGCCGTGCAGTCCGCACTCGGTCTTCCCGCGTCCCGCCCAGCGCCCGGCGCGCGCGTCCTCGCCCTCGAGGACCCGGCGGGTGCACGGGGCGCAGCCGACGGAGGTGTAGCCGTCCATCAGAAGGGGGTTGGACAGTACGCCGTGCTCCGTGATGTACGCATCGACGTCG
It includes:
- the cysC gene encoding adenylyl-sulfate kinase codes for the protein MTATSTNSATPDNAPRPPTNRENHVTTGATVWLTGLPSAGKTTIAYELAGRLREEGHLVEVLDGDEIREFISAGLGFSREDRHANVQRIGFLAELLARNGVKVLVPVIAPYADSREAVRKRHQESATGYLEVHVATPVEVCSVRDVKGLYAKQAAGELTGLTGVDDPYEAPESPDLRIESQDQTVQESAASVYALLSERGLA
- the cysD gene encoding sulfate adenylyltransferase subunit CysD, which produces MTTTVADTEEGTVSPYALSHLDSLESEAVHIFREVAGEFERPVILFSGGKDSIVMLHLALKAFAPAAVPFSLLHVDTGHNFPEVLQYRDRAVAEHGLRLHVALVQDYIDRGVLKERPDGTRNPLQTLPLTEKIQAERFDAVFGGGRRDEEKARAKERVFSLRDEFSQWDPRRQRPELWNLYNGRHAPGEHVRVFPLSNWTELDVWQYIAREGIELPEIYFAHEREVFQRAGMWLTAGEWGGPKDGETVEKRLVRYRTVGDMSCTGAVDSAAVTLDDVIAEIAASRLTERGATRADDKMSEAAMEDRKREGYF
- a CDS encoding sulfate adenylyltransferase subunit 1, with the protein product MSTITSEELSATTLLRFATAGSVDDGKSTLVGRLLHDSKSILSDQLEAVERASASRGQEAPDLALLTDGLRAEREQGITIDVAYRYFATPRRRFILADTPGHVQYTRNMVTGASTAELTVILVDARNGVVEQTRRHAAIAALLRVPHVVLAVNKMDLVDYREPVFAAIAEEFTAYASELGVPEVTAIPISALAGDNVVDPSANMDWYGGPTFLEHLETVPVSHDLAHCHARLPVQYVIRPQTAEHPDYRGYAGQIAAGTFRVGDPVTVLPSGRTSTISGIDLLGEPVDVAWTTQSVTVLLADDVDISRGDLIVPTKDAPATTQDVEATVCHVADQPLTVGHRVLIKHGTRTVKAIVKDIPSRLTLDDLSLHPHPGQLVANDIGRVKIRTAQPLPVDSYADSRRTGSFILIDPADGTTLTAGMVGESFASPEPVKDAADDDGWDF